The sequence GGTATCCTGGATGGTAGGCGTTTTTGAAGGCTTTTCCACATTGTCTATGCGGCCGCTAAAACGAAGTTTACGATCCTTGTCGAAGATGAATACATGTGGTGTGGCGATGGGACCATAAGCCCTGGAAGTAACCTGCGTGGCGCCATCATACAAGTAAGGGAAATTAAAATTTTTCCTTGCTGCCCGGACCTGCATATCAGCGTAAGTGTCGCTAAGGTCTGTATAGTCTAATTCGTTGGTCCGGATAGCTTTGGGGTCATTGGGGGAGATGGCAACCAGCGCTACACCCCTTGATGCATAGTCTTTAGTAAGCTGGATGATCCGGTCTTCATAAGCCTGGGCAGTTGGACAATGGTTGCAGGTAAACACCACCACCAGGATGGGTTTGGTTTTGAATGATGCCAGGGAATAAGTTTTCCCATCTACACCCTTCAGGCTGAAGTCGGGGGCGAGGGCACCAATGGGCAGTGTTGGATGTTCATCAGCTGCTTCAACAGAAATGGTTAAACAACAGCAAGCCAGCAAAACGGCAAACAGGCGGAGCATCGTAAAACTTTGACTTAAGTTATTGAAAATTTAAGGAAAAAGAACATCCCGCCAGCATCCATCACCCGCATTTATGGTATTAACAACAAAGGCCACAGATTATGCGGTGAAGCAATTGGAAAAAGTCGGTAAAATCGGTTGACGTTAAGCCGGCATGTCGATCCTGACCTCCAACTTATATCGATTTTAAAAAATTCAGGTCATATTGGATGCTCTCGAAAGCATTGACACTGTATTCTTCCTGTTCGATGAAGAAGTACCGCAATCCACTTTGTGTTGCATTGGCAAACATGGATTTAATATTAAGGCCGCCTTTGCCGAATTCCGTACTGATTTTCTTTTTCAGGTCCATGTCTTTCAAATGCCAGAGTGGGAATCGGCCAGGGTATTTTTTAAAGTAGGCCAGCGGGTCATTCCCTGTTGCCACTACCCAGCCGAGGTCAAGTTCCATACAGACAAAAGTTGGTTCAGTTTCTTCGAGCAGGATGTCGTAGAGCACGGTATCATTTTCCTTTTCAAACTCAAAATCGTGGTTATGGTAGCCAAAGCGGAGGCCTAGTTTTTTTGCTTCAACGCCGGCGTCATTGAATTGCTCCGCTACTTTTTTGTAATTATCGATGGTCTGGCCCTCTGACGGCAGGCTTGAAACAATAATGTATTCCTGTCCGGCTGCAGCCGCTTCCTCTAAAGTCTTCGCCCAGTTTTTATCCAGCTGAACGTGACCGCTCCTAACGGTCATGCCCAGGTCTTTAGCTATATTCCTGATCTCCTGTGGTGTTAATCCATAATAATGCCCCTTATTGCTGCTGGCTGATTCCAGCTGTTTGATCCCCATGGCAGAAAGTTTCTGTAATGTTGGAATTGGGGCTTCCAGCATTTCCTTGCGGACAGAATATAATTGTAAGCCGGGGTTTTTAATATAGTCGTTACCGAAATCCATGGTTGGAAGCAGGAATGCGCCTAATGCAATAGTGCTGTTGTTTTGCAGGAATTTTCTTCTGGAGATCATTGTCGGGATATTATTTATCCCTAAAAGATAGGGCAAATTAATGTGATCCGCGTAATCGTTCCACGCAATTGTGCATTGCGCGGTATTGGTGGTAAGTGGCTTTCCAGATATGGCCTTTCAATGCCGTTTTCCTGTCGGGACTTTTATCTAATCCGGCATCGTACATATCACCAAATTGGTGATCTGTGAGGTAGGTATTGATATAATTCCACTGGGTGGTGAATTTCTGTTGGTAATGGTGAGGGTCTTTTGGATAGGCTAGCGCCATGAGTAACAGGGTATTCATGCCTTCAGCCTGGGCCCACCAATTTTTTGATTCCTTTAAAATAGTGATCCTGTTGTCGCCTTTAAAATAATAGCCTTCATCGTAAAATCCACCGACTGTAGGGTCCCAGCCATTTTCAAGCGCATGGTCAACCATCGCTTTGGCGACTCTTTGTGTGATGGTATCTTGCTTCCATCCCAAAACATGTGAAGCCTCCAGCATCAGGTAGGCTGTTTCAATATCATGGCCAAAAGAAACATGGTCGATATTGTGGTGTTCAAGTATAGTAGCACGTGATGAGTCGCGATAGTTTATGGGTGTCCAATCGGGCTGGAAGAATAAGGCCAGGTAGCCTTTTTGATTGGTGATCCTGTCGCGGATGAGCAGGAGCATTTCAATAAGCCTTTCCCTGAGCAATGGGTTAGGCCATACACTGTAGAGTTCAGTAAATGCTTCCAGCAGGTGGATAGAACTATTCTGGTCTTTGTAGCCGAGTTCACTCAGGGAAGAAGTGCCGCTGCTCCTGACCAGTGGTTTTCCTTCACGGGATAAATGCTGGAAATATCCTTTCAACACCGGATCATGGCTATTCGCTTCGAGCCAGGCAAATGTTTTTTTCGCCAGGTTAAGGGCCGTTGTGTCATTGGATGCTTTAAAATAGGCTGCCAGTGCATAGATGGCGAAAGCATTTCCATAGGCTTCCTTGGCTGCAACACCACTGTTGATGACCTGCCCTTTGCGGTCGGTCATCTGGTAAAAGCCACCATAGATTTTGTCCCACATTACGTCGCGTAAATATTTGTAACCATGTTCTGCGCAGGCGAGGTACATTTTTTTGTGGCCGGGATATTGCAGGGCTGCATTAGCAGTGGTCCAGGTATGCCTGGCCTGTGTTACAATGAATTTATCCTGGGGGCCTGTTTGTTTAAAATCGTAGGTATAGGTCGTTAAATAGCCGCCATAAATGCTATCCATGCATTGCGGATACCATTTATTCAATAGTTCACTGGTGATAGATTTATCCATTTCATCAGCAATATTTTTTTGTGCACCAACAAATAAATATTGTTGCAATAAAAAGCAGCAGAAGATGAGCCTGATGTATGCGCTTGCCGGTAAGATCATTGGAAACAGAAAAGTTATACTAACTTAATTAATTATTGAACAATATGACTGACCATTATCCGTATATGGCCAGGTGCCTGCAGCTGGCGGCACTGGGAGCCGGGACTGTAGCACCCAACCCCATGGTGGGTGCAGTGCTGGTGCATGAAGGACGGATCATTGGTGAAGGGTTTCACCAGCAATATGGCCAGGCGCATGCTGAAGTCAATTGCCTGCATAGTGTACCGGAAAAGGATTCTATATTGATTCCCGATAGCACATTATATGTTTCGTTAGAGCCTTGTGCCCATTTTGGGAAGACGCCGCCTTGTACAGAACTCATCATACGGCACCAAATCAAAACAGTGGTCGTAGGTTGCCGGGATCCGTTTGCTGAAGTGAATGGAAAAGGTATTGAGAAATTGCGGGGAGCTGGCATTCAGGTGGTCATGGGAATTTTGGAAGAAGAGTGTATGCAATTGAATAAACGGTTCTTTGGTTTCCATACCAATAAGCGGCCATATACCATCCTGAAATGGGCACAGTCTGCCAACCATTGTATTGCCGGAAAAGACAGGCAAAGGGTGAATATATCTGGTGAGCTGACCAACAGGCTGGTGCACCGCTGGCGTGTTGAAGAAGCATCCATTGCAGTAGGTACGCAAACAGCCCTGATCGACCAGCCGGCATTAACAGCCCGCTTATGGCCCGGACCGCAACCAACAAGGATATTGCTTGATAAACAATTGGTTGTCCCGAAGAGCCAGGCGATATTTTCAGCAGCCGCCCCAACCATCGTGTTTAACCTCTTGAGATCCGGGGTAGAAGGCCATGTAAAATATATGCAGTTGCTGGAAGCGGGAAGTGTTGTAAAACAGCTCTTAGAAAACCTGTATGCCTTACAAATTCAATCACTGATCGTGGAAGGCGGTGCCAGGTTCCTGCAATCTTTTTTAGATGAAAATGCCTGGGATGAAGCCAGGATCATAACTAATACTGAAATGATCATTAGCGATGGATATGCAGCGCCTGCGCTGAATCATGGCCGGCTATTGTATGGTGAGCAAATTGACGCTGACCTGGTCCAATATTTCACCAATTCATAGAATACCATGCTATTCCTGCTGGGCAGTATTTTATTATCCTCCTACCTGACACTTTCCTTTAAAGTGGTAGAGCGTTTAGGGATCAA comes from Flavihumibacter fluvii and encodes:
- a CDS encoding sugar phosphate isomerase/epimerase family protein, which codes for MISRRKFLQNNSTIALGAFLLPTMDFGNDYIKNPGLQLYSVRKEMLEAPIPTLQKLSAMGIKQLESASSNKGHYYGLTPQEIRNIAKDLGMTVRSGHVQLDKNWAKTLEEAAAAGQEYIIVSSLPSEGQTIDNYKKVAEQFNDAGVEAKKLGLRFGYHNHDFEFEKENDTVLYDILLEETEPTFVCMELDLGWVVATGNDPLAYFKKYPGRFPLWHLKDMDLKKKISTEFGKGGLNIKSMFANATQSGLRYFFIEQEEYSVNAFESIQYDLNFLKSI
- a CDS encoding AGE family epimerase/isomerase encodes the protein MILPASAYIRLIFCCFLLQQYLFVGAQKNIADEMDKSITSELLNKWYPQCMDSIYGGYLTTYTYDFKQTGPQDKFIVTQARHTWTTANAALQYPGHKKMYLACAEHGYKYLRDVMWDKIYGGFYQMTDRKGQVINSGVAAKEAYGNAFAIYALAAYFKASNDTTALNLAKKTFAWLEANSHDPVLKGYFQHLSREGKPLVRSSGTSSLSELGYKDQNSSIHLLEAFTELYSVWPNPLLRERLIEMLLLIRDRITNQKGYLALFFQPDWTPINYRDSSRATILEHHNIDHVSFGHDIETAYLMLEASHVLGWKQDTITQRVAKAMVDHALENGWDPTVGGFYDEGYYFKGDNRITILKESKNWWAQAEGMNTLLLMALAYPKDPHHYQQKFTTQWNYINTYLTDHQFGDMYDAGLDKSPDRKTALKGHIWKATYHQYRAMHNCVERLRGSH
- the ribD gene encoding bifunctional diaminohydroxyphosphoribosylaminopyrimidine deaminase/5-amino-6-(5-phosphoribosylamino)uracil reductase RibD, which gives rise to MTDHYPYMARCLQLAALGAGTVAPNPMVGAVLVHEGRIIGEGFHQQYGQAHAEVNCLHSVPEKDSILIPDSTLYVSLEPCAHFGKTPPCTELIIRHQIKTVVVGCRDPFAEVNGKGIEKLRGAGIQVVMGILEEECMQLNKRFFGFHTNKRPYTILKWAQSANHCIAGKDRQRVNISGELTNRLVHRWRVEEASIAVGTQTALIDQPALTARLWPGPQPTRILLDKQLVVPKSQAIFSAAAPTIVFNLLRSGVEGHVKYMQLLEAGSVVKQLLENLYALQIQSLIVEGGARFLQSFLDENAWDEARIITNTEMIISDGYAAPALNHGRLLYGEQIDADLVQYFTNS